The genomic region TGCTCATGCGCATGCGCGCAGACGCGAGGACCAACCAGGTTGCGCTCGCCGACAGCGCCAAGCCCGTCACCGTCGTTCGCGCGCGCGCCTCGCAGTTCCAGCCCACGCGGGCGTACGTGGGCACGCTCGAGCCCTGGATCGAGGCCAAGATCGGGCCGCAGTTCGTCGCCGCATACGTGGACACGGTGCTCGTGCGTCCTGGCGCCGTGGTGAAGAAGGGCGCGGTGCTGGCCACCCTCGATTGCCGAAGCGCGAACGCGACCGCGCAGGCCATTGAGATGCAGGCGCGCTCGCTCGACGCGCAGCAGCGCGCGCTCGCCGACGAAGCACACCGGGTCTCTTCGATGCTCGACGGCGGCTTCGTCTCGCCCACAGAAGCCGAAGGCAAGACCGCGCAGAGCGAGGCCAAGCAGGCCGACCTGCTCGCGGCGAAGGCCAAGCTCCTCGACACGTCGCTCGCGGTGAACGACTGCGTGCTGCGCGCGCCGTTCGACGGCGAGGTCGCGAACCGCTGGCTCGATCCCGGCGCGTTCGTGCGACCGGGCGAGGCCATCGTGTCCGTGGTGGATCGCGCGACCGTGCGCTACGTGGCCGATGTGCCCGAGGACGACTTCGACGCCGTGCCGCCGGGAAAGTCCGGCGCGCTTCACGTGCTCGCGAGCAAGCAGGACCTTCAGGCCACCATCGCGCGTCGGGCGCCGTCGGCGGATCCGGGCACGCGCACGGTGCGCATCGAGGCCGACATCTCCGATCCCGATCGCCGCATTCCCGTGTTCACCACGGGTGAATTCACCATCGGCGTGGGCGAGCCGAAGAAGGCCATCGAGCTGCCGCTCGCGAGCGCCACCATTCGCGGACAAAAGGCCGTCGTGTACGTCGTCGCGAACGGCGTCGCGAAGGTCACGCCGCTCGCGTACCAGGGAGAGCTCGGCGGCAGCGTCTTCGTGGAGCCCAACCTCGCGGCCGACGCGCTCGTGGTCACCGAGGGCCGCGCGCTCTTGAGCGACGGCGACAAGGTCGACGCGAAGATCGACGAGCCCGCGCAGGAGGTGCGTCGGTGACGCGCCTCTCGCTGAAGAATCCGATTGCCATCTTGATGGTGTGCATCGCGCTCGTGGTCTTCGCGTGCGTGGTCACGCCGCGCATGGCCATCGACACGTTTCCGGATCTCACGCCGCCCGTGCTCGTGGTGGGCACGCTCGCGCCCGGCCTGGGCGCAAAGGACGTGGAGAAGACGCTCACCTGGCGCATCGAGAAGTACGTGAGCGCGACGCCTGGCGTCGATCACGTGCAGAGCATCTCGCGCAACAACCTCAGCATCGTCTGGGTGTGGATGGCGTGGGGCACGGACTTGAACGCCGCGCAGACGCTGGTGCAGCAGCAGACCGCGTTCGCGATGGCCGCCGTGCCCAAGTCACTCGGTGTGTTGCCGCCGTTCGTGCTGCAGTACGACCCGTCGAACGCGCCGGTGGTGCAGGTCGTGGTGCGCGGCGGCGGGCTCTCGGGGCCGCAGCTCTACGACTACGCGCTCAACAACATCGAGCCGCAGCTCGAGGGCATTCCGGGCGTCGCGAGCGCAGCCATCAACGGCGGGCGGCAGCGGCAGATCAACGTCGTCGTCGATCCCGTGCGCGCGCAAGCGCGCGGCGTGACGGCCGAAGAAGTGGCGGCGGCGGTGAAGAACGCGAACGCGCTTCTTCCATCGGGCGAGCTCATCGCGCACAAGTTCGACGCGAACGTGTACTCGAACGCGATTCCCGAGCGCGTGAACACCATCGGCGAAGCGCCGGTGAAGGTGGTGAACGGGCACCCGGTGCTCATCCGCGACGTCGCAAAGGTGGAGGACGGCGGCTCGCCACCCACGCAGTCGGTGTCCGTCGACGCGAAGAACGCCGTGTACCTCAACGTCCTCCGCATTCCCGGCGGCAACACCATCGCCATCGTCGACGCGGTGAAGGCGAAGATCGCCGCGCTGCAGTTGCCGCCCGGCGTCGAGGTCATCCCCGTCTTCGATGCATCGACGTTCGTGCGCAACGCGTACACCGGCCTCAAGCGCGAGGTGATTCAAGCGCTCGTGCTCATCGGTCTCGTCATCCTGCTCTTCCTGCAGAGCTTGCGCGGAACGCTGATCGTGTCCGTCGCGATTCCGCTCTCGTTTGCGATCACGCTCATCGTGCTCTCGGCCACGGGCAACACGCTCAACGCGTTCACGCTGGGCGGCCTCACGCTCGCGATGGGACGACTCGTCGATGACGCGGTCGTCGTCCTCGAATCGATCCACCGACATCAACGCGCCGGCATGAGCGTCGGCGAAGCTGCGCTCAAGGGCGCGAACGCGGTGGCGCTGCCGGTGCTCGCGTCGACGCTCACCACCATGGCCGTGCTGCTCCCGGTGATCATGCTCGCGGGCCTGGCCAAGAAGCTGTTCGCGCCGCTGGCGATCACCGTCGCGGTGGCGATGATTGCTTCGTACTTCGTGAGCATGTGCGTGACGCCCGTCGCGTGCCGGTACTTCCTCGGGCACGCGGAGCACAAGGGCTTCGCGTTGAAGGTGCAGCACGTCATCGACCGACTCGCGGATGGCTATGCGAGCGTGCTCCGTCGCGTCGTCGTGTGGCGGTGGGCGGTCGTGGCGGGTGCGGCCGCGCTCGTCGCAGGAAGCGTGTGGGCCGCGACCCGCTTGCCCGCGACGTTCTTCCCCGAGATCGACGAGTCGATGGAGCGCGTGTACGTGCGGCTCGCGCCGGGCACGTCGCTCGAAGACGCGGCCGCGAAGATCAACGCCATGGGCCAAACGCTCGCGCGCGAGCTTCCCAAGGGAACGGTGAAGCTCGTGGTGGGCAACGTGGGCTCGCCGGGAAATGCGCGCAGCGCGATGACCAGCCCGAACTGGGGCCCGCACATGGGCTTCATTCGTCTGGAGCTCGTTGATCCCGAGTCGCGCACGATGTCGCAACAGGAGATCGCCGACCGCTCGCGCGAGATTCTCGTGAAGAACTTCCCTGGCGTGGACTTCTTGCAGTGGCCGGGTGGGCTGGTGGCGAGCGTCTTCGCCAACGGCTACTTCGCCCCCATCGTGCTCGAGGTGCGCGGCGACAACCTGGCGCAGCTCGCGCAACAGTCGAACGCGGTGGCCGAGGTGGCGCGCAAGGTGAAGGGCGTGCGCGACGTCGAGAATCTGCTGCAGCTCGATTATCCCGAGATCCACGTCGAGACGCAGCGCACGGAAGCGGGGCTGGTGGGCGTGTCCGCGCGCGACGAAGCGCAGGCCACGCTCGACGCCACGCTCGGCAACATCAACGTGCCCAGCGTGTGGATCGATCCCAACAACGGGCAGTCGTATTACGTGGTCACCTATTACGATCAGGATGCCGTCGGCGACGCGAACGCATTGCGGCAGCTGCCGGTTCGCATTGATCGCGCGCATCCCGTCCGGCTCGGCGCGTACGCGAACGTGCGTCGCTCCGTGGGTCCGGTCGCCATCGAGCGCAACCAGCTCGACCGCGCCGCGCACGTGGAGATGCAGGTCGAGGGGCGCGACATCGGCACCGTCTCACGCGACCTCGAAGAGGCGCTCCACAACGACCCGCGCACGCGGAACGTGAAGTTCAACTTCGTCGGTCAGGTCGACTTGATGCGCACCACGTTCGGCGGCTTGGGCTTGGCGCTCGGGCTCGCGGTGATGGTCGTCTTCATGATCATGGCGTCGCAGTTCAAGTCGATCCGCCTTCCGTTCGTGATGCTCTTCACCATCCCTGTTTCGCTCATCGGCATCGTGCTCGCGCTGATGGCGGCGGGGCAGGGCTTCAGCATCACCGCGCTCATGGGCGTGCTGATGGTGATTGGCATCGCGGTGTCGAACGGCATCCTGCTCGTGGATGACGCGAACGTGCGGCTCGAGGGCGGCGTGGTCGACAAGCTCGAAGCGGTGATCGAAGCCGCGCGCTCGCGCTTCGTGCCCATCATGATGACCAGCCTGGCCACGGTGATCGGCCTGATTCCCACGGCGATGGCGCTCGAGTCCGGCTCGGAGGCGAACCAACCGCTGGCGCTGGCGGTGGTGGGCGGTCTCACCTCGTCGACGTTCCTCTCGCTGTTCCTCGTGCCGGTGATGTTCCTGTTCCTCGCGAAGAAGCCCGAGCCCGCGAGCGAGTCGCACGCCCATGCGCTCGTGGAGAGCCCGACGTGATCCACCTCGTGCTCCTCGCGACGCTGGCTGCCGAGCCCCAGGCGCTGAGCCTGGATGAGGCGCTGCGCCAGGCCGTCGCTCACCAGCCCGAGCTTCAGGGCGCGCGCTTCGATCGCGAGGCCTCGAATGCCGTGCTCACCCAGGCGCGGTCGATCGAGTACCCCCAGGTGCACGCGGACACGCAGCTCTTCGGCGCCACCGAGAACAACACCGCGGCGAGCTACCTCTCGCCCGGGGACTTCGTGCGCGTGGGCACGCGGCCGCACCCGGAGTCGGCGCTCTCCGACGCCACGCCCTTCGTGAGCTCGCTCGCGGGCATCGGCGCGCACTACGACGTGCTCGACTTTGGCTTCACCAAGGGCACCGTGGGAGCGGCCGAGGCGGGCCTCGAGGCCACCACGCAGCGCGAGCACCAGACGCTTCAAGATGTGCTCCTGCGCGTGTCGACGGCGTACTTCGGAGCGCTGGCGTCGCAGCAGGCGCTCGGGCTCGCGGAGGACGCCCTCAAGCGCGTGCTCACCCACGACGCCTACGCGAAGGCTGGCGTCAAGAGCGGGCTCAAGCCGCCCATCGACGAGACGCGGAGCGAGGCCGACGTGCAAGCGGCCAGGCTCGGGGTGATCCGCGCGCAGAACGCGCTGCAGGTGGCCCGCGCCGCCCTCGACAACGCCATCGGCTGGGTGCCGCCCACCAACTACCAGCTCGCCGCGCCTGCTGCAGACGAGCGGCCCGTCCCCGAGCTCCAGGCGGCGACCGACCAGGCGCTCACCGGCCGCTACGACCTTCAGGCGTTGCAAGCGCAGGAGCGCGCCATCGAAGGGCAGCGCACCGCCGCGTACAGCGGGCACTTCCCCCGGCTCCTGGCGACCAGCTCGGTGAGCCTGCGCGGCTTCGACGAGCCGCCGGGCACCTTCAACTACGACCTGGGGCTCGTGCTCAGCGTGCCGCTCTTCACCGGCTTTGCCGTCAGCGGCGCCGTCGAGGAGGCCGACGCCCGGCTGGCCGCGCTCAAGGCCC from Deltaproteobacteria bacterium harbors:
- a CDS encoding efflux RND transporter periplasmic adaptor subunit, producing the protein MPSPSSTKVVPISIASLVAMLLVGLLLMRMRADARTNQVALADSAKPVTVVRARASQFQPTRAYVGTLEPWIEAKIGPQFVAAYVDTVLVRPGAVVKKGAVLATLDCRSANATAQAIEMQARSLDAQQRALADEAHRVSSMLDGGFVSPTEAEGKTAQSEAKQADLLAAKAKLLDTSLAVNDCVLRAPFDGEVANRWLDPGAFVRPGEAIVSVVDRATVRYVADVPEDDFDAVPPGKSGALHVLASKQDLQATIARRAPSADPGTRTVRIEADISDPDRRIPVFTTGEFTIGVGEPKKAIELPLASATIRGQKAVVYVVANGVAKVTPLAYQGELGGSVFVEPNLAADALVVTEGRALLSDGDKVDAKIDEPAQEVRR
- a CDS encoding efflux RND transporter permease subunit; this encodes MTRLSLKNPIAILMVCIALVVFACVVTPRMAIDTFPDLTPPVLVVGTLAPGLGAKDVEKTLTWRIEKYVSATPGVDHVQSISRNNLSIVWVWMAWGTDLNAAQTLVQQQTAFAMAAVPKSLGVLPPFVLQYDPSNAPVVQVVVRGGGLSGPQLYDYALNNIEPQLEGIPGVASAAINGGRQRQINVVVDPVRAQARGVTAEEVAAAVKNANALLPSGELIAHKFDANVYSNAIPERVNTIGEAPVKVVNGHPVLIRDVAKVEDGGSPPTQSVSVDAKNAVYLNVLRIPGGNTIAIVDAVKAKIAALQLPPGVEVIPVFDASTFVRNAYTGLKREVIQALVLIGLVILLFLQSLRGTLIVSVAIPLSFAITLIVLSATGNTLNAFTLGGLTLAMGRLVDDAVVVLESIHRHQRAGMSVGEAALKGANAVALPVLASTLTTMAVLLPVIMLAGLAKKLFAPLAITVAVAMIASYFVSMCVTPVACRYFLGHAEHKGFALKVQHVIDRLADGYASVLRRVVVWRWAVVAGAAALVAGSVWAATRLPATFFPEIDESMERVYVRLAPGTSLEDAAAKINAMGQTLARELPKGTVKLVVGNVGSPGNARSAMTSPNWGPHMGFIRLELVDPESRTMSQQEIADRSREILVKNFPGVDFLQWPGGLVASVFANGYFAPIVLEVRGDNLAQLAQQSNAVAEVARKVKGVRDVENLLQLDYPEIHVETQRTEAGLVGVSARDEAQATLDATLGNINVPSVWIDPNNGQSYYVVTYYDQDAVGDANALRQLPVRIDRAHPVRLGAYANVRRSVGPVAIERNQLDRAAHVEMQVEGRDIGTVSRDLEEALHNDPRTRNVKFNFVGQVDLMRTTFGGLGLALGLAVMVVFMIMASQFKSIRLPFVMLFTIPVSLIGIVLALMAAGQGFSITALMGVLMVIGIAVSNGILLVDDANVRLEGGVVDKLEAVIEAARSRFVPIMMTSLATVIGLIPTAMALESGSEANQPLALAVVGGLTSSTFLSLFLVPVMFLFLAKKPEPASESHAHALVESPT
- a CDS encoding TolC family protein, producing MIHLVLLATLAAEPQALSLDEALRQAVAHQPELQGARFDREASNAVLTQARSIEYPQVHADTQLFGATENNTAASYLSPGDFVRVGTRPHPESALSDATPFVSSLAGIGAHYDVLDFGFTKGTVGAAEAGLEATTQREHQTLQDVLLRVSTAYFGALASQQALGLAEDALKRVLTHDAYAKAGVKSGLKPPIDETRSEADVQAARLGVIRAQNALQVARAALDNAIGWVPPTNYQLAAPAADERPVPELQAATDQALTGRYDLQALQAQERAIEGQRTAAYSGHFPRLLATSSVSLRGFDEPPGTFNYDLGLVLSVPLFTGFAVSGAVEEADARLAALKAREVALRDAIGYELRQSSETLRSAREAVKASAAQVTAAQASLKQAEVRYEQGLGNIVELTDAEAQFDVAGLGLVQSQLDAAISRVQLDYALGQLRAP